The Gordonia mangrovi genome includes the window CCGCAACGCCACCGGCCAGACCAGCTCGGACTATCACGGCGTGGTGCTGACCTACGCCCAGGTGGCGGCCCATCCGTCGCGTCACCGGGTCCGCACCGAGAACCGTCGCACCCTGGTCATCCTCGACGAGATCCATCACGGCGGCGATGCGAAATCCTGGGGTGACGCGATCCGGGAGGCCTTCTCCGACGCCACCCGACGGCTGGCGCTCACCGGTACCCCGTTCCGTTCGGACGACTCGCCCATCCCGTTCGTGACCTACGAACCGGAGGCCGGCGGGGTGCTGCGATCGGTGGCCGATCACACCTACGGGTATGCCGATGCGCTGGCCGACGGCGTCGTCCGACCCGTCATGTTCCTCGCCTACAGCGGCCAGGCCAGCTGGCGAACGAGTGCCGGGGAGGAGTTCACCGCTCGCCTGGGTGAGCCGCTGTCGGCGGAGCACACCGCCCGAGCGTGGCGGACGGCGTTGGATCCGCACGGCGACTGGATTCCGTCGGTACTCGAGGCCGCCAGCACCCGGCTGCGTCAGCTTCGCGCGGGCGGCATGGCCGATGCCGGCGGGCTCGTGATCGCCACCGACCAGGCGGTCGCCCGCGACTACGCCGAGCTGCTCACGTCGATCACCGGGACCCGGCCCACGCTGGTGCTGTCCGACGATCCGAAGTCGTCGTCGCGCATCGCCGAGTTCGCGGCATCGCGCGATGAATGGATGGTCGCGGTGCGCATGGTGTCCGAAGGTGTCGACGTCCCGCGGCTCGCGGTGGGCGTGTACGCGACCAGTTCGTCGACGCCGCTGTTCTTCGCCCAGGCGATCGGCCGGTTCGTGCGCTCGCGGCGCCCGGGCGAGACCGCCAGCGTGTTCCTGCCGTCGGTTCCGGTGCTCCTCGATCTGGCCTCCAAGATGGAGGCCGAACGCGATCACGTCCTGGGAAAACCCCACCGGGAGAGCGACGGCCTCGACGATGGCCTGCTGATCGACGCCAACAAGCAGCAGGATGAACCGGGCGAGGAGGAGAAGGCGTTCCAGTCGTTGCACGCCGACGCCGAACTCGACCAGCTCATCTTCGACGGGGCCTCCTACGGTACGGCGACATTCTCGGGCAGCGACGAGGAGGAGGACTACCTGGGCCTACCGGGTCTGCTGGACGCCGAGCAGGTCCGTGAACTGTTGCGCAAGCGGCAGGCCGATCAGATGGCGCAACGGTCCGCGGCCGGGCCCGCCCAGGTGATCGAGACCTCAGCGCCCGCGCGCCCGGCCGGGGAGAATCTGCACGCGCTGCGCAAGGAACTCAACACACTCGTGGCGATGCATCACCACCGCACCGGCAAACCGCACGGCATGGTGCACAACGAACTGCGTGAGCGTCTGGGCGGCCCGCCGACGGCGATGGCGACCGCCGAGCAACTCCGAGAGCGGATCTCGGCGCTACGTACCTGGCGCTGAGGCGCGTCCGACGTCACGTGAAACGACAGCGACCCGGCCGGAACACTCCCGGGCCGGGTCGCGATGTCGTCTCGGACG containing:
- a CDS encoding DEAD/DEAH box helicase; this encodes MTSAADGPAAEETSIPPGPPLRAWQRRALTKYLTRRPVDFMAVATPGAGKTTFGLRVARELLDDRTVEQIAVVAPTEHLKHQWAEAAARVGIALDSNFRNATGQTSSDYHGVVLTYAQVAAHPSRHRVRTENRRTLVILDEIHHGGDAKSWGDAIREAFSDATRRLALTGTPFRSDDSPIPFVTYEPEAGGVLRSVADHTYGYADALADGVVRPVMFLAYSGQASWRTSAGEEFTARLGEPLSAEHTARAWRTALDPHGDWIPSVLEAASTRLRQLRAGGMADAGGLVIATDQAVARDYAELLTSITGTRPTLVLSDDPKSSSRIAEFAASRDEWMVAVRMVSEGVDVPRLAVGVYATSSSTPLFFAQAIGRFVRSRRPGETASVFLPSVPVLLDLASKMEAERDHVLGKPHRESDGLDDGLLIDANKQQDEPGEEEKAFQSLHADAELDQLIFDGASYGTATFSGSDEEEDYLGLPGLLDAEQVRELLRKRQADQMAQRSAAGPAQVIETSAPARPAGENLHALRKELNTLVAMHHHRTGKPHGMVHNELRERLGGPPTAMATAEQLRERISALRTWR